In Actinomadura citrea, a single window of DNA contains:
- a CDS encoding helix-turn-helix domain-containing protein, producing MKQMSQDELLALPTTVSVETAARALGLGRTRAYQLAQQGQFPCKVIRIGTSYRVVTVDLRRLLGIEPS from the coding sequence ATGAAGCAGATGAGCCAGGACGAGCTTCTCGCTCTCCCCACCACGGTCAGCGTTGAGACCGCCGCCCGCGCCCTCGGGCTCGGACGTACCCGCGCCTACCAACTCGCCCAACAAGGGCAGTTCCCCTGCAAGGTGATCCGTATCGGCACGAGCTACCGCGTCGTGACGGTCGATCTCCGCCGACTGCTCGGCATCGAGCCGAGCTAG
- a CDS encoding plasmid mobilization protein, producing MTTSRQNSESGPLQRRAKLGGGRRRERELRIRVSDVEYEEIHEAATGAGLACSAFIVRTVRTAIREQRPLDGELVALHAELRNASRQVNAVGVNLNQLVRHANTYNEVPESVQWLAAYCFQVVRRAEAVIVELSRRLP from the coding sequence ATGACGACATCCAGGCAAAACAGCGAGTCAGGACCGCTGCAGCGCAGAGCGAAGCTCGGTGGTGGGCGGCGGCGAGAGCGAGAGCTGAGAATCCGCGTCAGCGACGTGGAGTACGAAGAGATCCACGAGGCGGCTACGGGTGCCGGGCTCGCCTGTAGCGCGTTCATCGTAAGGACGGTGCGCACTGCGATTCGGGAGCAGCGTCCCCTGGACGGAGAGCTCGTGGCGCTGCATGCCGAGCTGCGGAATGCCAGCCGTCAGGTCAACGCGGTCGGTGTCAACCTCAACCAGCTCGTGCGCCATGCCAACACCTACAACGAGGTCCCGGAATCGGTGCAGTGGTTGGCGGCGTACTGCTTCCAGGTCGTGCGGCGGGCGGAAGCCGTCATCGTGGAACTGAGCAGACGTCTGCCGTGA
- a CDS encoding relaxase/mobilization nuclease domain-containing protein, which produces MIAKVTRGVDVGNLLRYLYGPGKRNEHADPHIVAGYRHPAALEPVRRADEKRVLRPLAEALRSPLETMRRSRPADPVWQCSLRTAPADRALTDEEWADVAEELMHQTGIAPRDDADACRWIAVRHADDHIHVVATLAREDGRRPNINRDYLKARTACQIVEQRYGLCRTAPSDRTGAPRPSRAELERAHRAGLEEPPRVALRRHVAAVAAASDSEEAFFAVLRERGLVVRLRFSVRTPGEVTGYAVAVPEYTNSEGEPIFFSGGKLAADLTLPKLRHRWTDGATYRRAARPRRWTPGSSGDYAEQAAAYREAARVAGTAAWQMRVLRDPSLRADIAAAASDVLHVTADITGNRELAKVADFYDHAAREPFGRLPPVTRYGSALRAVAWTLAVTNVGWGDRREQKRDLTVDLLFLIANLVDLIESVAEHRLVQQRVAQTDAARLAARRLDAVRRRELHPATPVSPRVAETLEEGRAMARLAAESFPVPLGDGLQLGAAPAPHPSQRSSPRKGAPGR; this is translated from the coding sequence GTGATCGCGAAAGTCACGCGCGGCGTTGATGTCGGCAACCTGCTGCGCTATCTGTACGGGCCAGGCAAGCGGAACGAGCACGCCGACCCTCACATCGTTGCCGGGTACCGGCACCCGGCTGCTCTGGAACCAGTGCGACGCGCGGACGAGAAGCGTGTTCTCCGGCCGCTGGCCGAGGCGCTGCGCTCTCCTTTGGAGACGATGAGGCGAAGCCGGCCAGCGGACCCGGTCTGGCAATGCTCGCTGCGGACGGCCCCTGCAGATCGGGCCTTGACCGATGAGGAGTGGGCCGACGTTGCTGAGGAGCTGATGCACCAAACCGGCATCGCACCGCGCGACGATGCTGATGCGTGCCGCTGGATCGCGGTGCGTCACGCGGACGATCACATCCATGTCGTGGCCACACTCGCGCGAGAGGACGGCCGGAGACCCAACATCAACCGCGACTACCTCAAGGCCCGCACAGCGTGCCAGATCGTCGAGCAGCGATATGGGCTGTGTCGCACTGCGCCTTCGGATCGGACGGGAGCGCCCCGTCCTTCGCGGGCCGAGCTGGAACGGGCTCACCGTGCCGGGTTGGAGGAGCCGCCTCGGGTCGCGTTGCGTCGGCATGTGGCCGCCGTCGCCGCAGCGTCGGACAGCGAGGAGGCGTTCTTCGCCGTCCTGCGTGAGCGTGGGCTGGTGGTGCGGCTGAGATTCAGTGTCCGGACGCCTGGCGAGGTGACGGGTTACGCCGTAGCGGTGCCCGAGTACACCAACTCGGAGGGTGAACCGATCTTCTTCTCGGGTGGCAAGCTCGCCGCTGACCTCACCTTGCCCAAGCTGCGCCACAGGTGGACGGATGGCGCCACCTACCGGCGGGCTGCCAGACCCCGCAGGTGGACGCCGGGTTCATCGGGCGACTACGCGGAGCAGGCCGCTGCCTACCGGGAAGCCGCCCGAGTTGCCGGGACGGCGGCTTGGCAGATGCGCGTCCTGCGTGATCCGAGTCTTCGCGCCGATATCGCCGCAGCGGCCTCTGACGTCCTCCATGTCACGGCGGACATCACCGGCAACCGTGAACTGGCCAAGGTTGCCGACTTCTACGATCACGCCGCCCGGGAACCGTTCGGCCGCCTGCCGCCGGTCACGCGGTATGGCAGCGCCTTGCGTGCGGTGGCTTGGACCCTTGCGGTCACCAACGTCGGCTGGGGTGATCGACGCGAGCAGAAGCGAGATCTCACGGTTGATCTGCTGTTCCTCATAGCGAACCTTGTAGATCTCATCGAGTCGGTGGCCGAGCATCGCCTTGTCCAGCAGCGCGTTGCCCAGACCGATGCTGCGCGCTTGGCCGCAAGGCGGCTGGACGCCGTCCGACGGAGGGAGCTCCATCCAGCTACACCGGTATCGCCGCGAGTCGCGGAGACACTTGAAGAGGGTCGGGCGATGGCGAGGCTTGCCGCCGAGTCCTTCCCCGTGCCGCTGGGCGACGGGTTGCAACTGGGGGCCGCGCCGGCACCCCATCCGTCCCAGCGATCTTCGCCTCGAAAGGGCGCGCCCGGGCGCTGA
- a CDS encoding UvrD-helicase domain-containing protein, whose amino-acid sequence MPRLAIAKSFLTGYANLEKTVRKSVDEAISRFEHHTFAGLHLEKLQGAEDPNVRTIRIDGGRRGIVLKPETGDVYCLIAVMEHDAAIKYAKSRKFSVHQKLGVLEVRDATALAQVRPALDALAQAQPERLFAEYDDGELINLGLDAEVLPIVRLLTSEDHLVALESMLPQPQYLALVALASGMSAQEAWEEICQLLPDSSPPEDVDTSDLVKAMERSPGDVVFVSGPDELAQMLAHPFALWRVFLHPAQRRLARRPSYNGPVQVTGGAGTGKTVTALHRASHLAEQGEPVLVTTFTTTLAETLARQLDLLVDDPEVRGRIEVINIDKLAYRIVKKANGHSPKIAGSAEIQVLWNIAITETDAPFSAAFLHREWEQVILAQDLLGREAYLGCVRRGRGKQLSPEQRKKAWAAISRFLELLAGTHARTHMQIAAEAARILSAEALPRYRHIIVDESQDLYPAQWRILRAAVAVGPNDLFIVGDPHQRIYDHRVSLKSLGISVTGRSHKLKLSYRTTAEILNWAVRLLGVEPVAGLDDAQDSLAGYRSSLHGRRPAVRGFSDRSSELDALVEQIRAWLDAGVEPHAIGVATRFVSGVGKIEQALAGAGISTASLAASESAQESVRVGTMHRMKGLEFRCVAVIGADAEALPAAFALTEKDEDPTAHAHDLQRERCLFFVAGTRARDALYVSYTGQPSPFLPDHST is encoded by the coding sequence GTGCCGAGACTCGCGATCGCGAAGAGCTTTCTGACCGGCTATGCAAACCTGGAGAAAACGGTGCGCAAGTCGGTCGATGAGGCGATCAGCCGATTCGAGCACCACACCTTCGCGGGCCTCCATCTGGAGAAGCTGCAGGGCGCCGAAGACCCCAACGTGCGCACGATCCGCATCGACGGAGGGCGGCGCGGGATCGTGCTCAAGCCCGAGACCGGCGACGTGTACTGCCTCATCGCGGTGATGGAGCACGACGCCGCCATCAAGTATGCCAAGAGCCGCAAGTTCAGCGTGCACCAGAAGCTGGGCGTCCTCGAGGTCCGCGACGCGACGGCGCTCGCGCAGGTCAGGCCGGCACTTGACGCGCTGGCGCAGGCGCAGCCCGAACGGCTGTTCGCGGAATACGACGACGGCGAACTGATCAACCTCGGGCTGGACGCGGAGGTGCTGCCGATCGTCCGCCTGCTGACCAGTGAAGACCACTTGGTCGCGCTGGAGAGCATGCTCCCCCAGCCGCAGTACCTCGCGCTCGTGGCGCTCGCGAGCGGCATGTCCGCCCAGGAGGCGTGGGAGGAGATCTGCCAGCTCCTTCCCGACTCCTCGCCGCCCGAGGACGTGGACACCTCCGACCTGGTCAAGGCCATGGAGAGGTCACCGGGCGACGTGGTGTTCGTCTCCGGCCCGGACGAGTTGGCGCAGATGCTCGCCCACCCCTTCGCGCTCTGGCGCGTCTTCCTGCATCCGGCCCAGCGCAGGCTCGCCCGGCGCCCTTCGTACAACGGCCCCGTCCAGGTGACGGGAGGAGCTGGGACGGGCAAGACGGTCACCGCCCTGCACCGCGCCAGTCACCTTGCCGAGCAGGGCGAGCCCGTACTGGTGACGACCTTCACCACGACCCTCGCCGAGACCCTCGCCCGCCAACTTGATCTCCTCGTCGATGATCCCGAGGTCCGTGGTCGGATCGAGGTGATCAATATCGACAAGCTGGCCTACCGGATCGTCAAGAAGGCCAACGGTCACAGCCCGAAGATCGCCGGAAGCGCTGAGATCCAAGTACTCTGGAACATCGCGATCACTGAGACGGACGCACCGTTCTCGGCCGCATTCCTGCACCGCGAGTGGGAGCAGGTCATCCTGGCCCAGGACCTCCTCGGCCGGGAGGCGTATCTCGGCTGCGTCCGCCGGGGACGGGGTAAGCAGCTCAGCCCCGAGCAGCGGAAGAAGGCGTGGGCGGCGATCTCCCGGTTCCTAGAACTGCTGGCAGGTACGCACGCTCGCACCCACATGCAGATCGCGGCGGAGGCCGCGCGGATCCTCTCCGCCGAGGCCCTTCCGCGTTACCGGCACATCATCGTCGACGAGTCCCAGGACCTGTACCCCGCACAGTGGCGAATCCTTCGCGCGGCCGTCGCGGTAGGGCCGAACGACCTGTTCATCGTCGGTGATCCACACCAGCGCATCTACGATCACAGGGTCTCGCTGAAGAGCCTCGGCATCAGCGTCACCGGGCGCAGCCACAAACTGAAGCTCAGCTACCGCACAACCGCGGAGATCCTCAATTGGGCGGTGCGCCTGCTCGGAGTCGAGCCGGTCGCCGGGCTGGACGATGCGCAGGACAGCTTGGCGGGGTACCGGTCGTCCCTGCACGGGCGGCGACCGGCCGTCAGGGGATTCTCCGACCGAAGCTCGGAGCTCGATGCGCTGGTGGAGCAGATCAGGGCCTGGCTCGACGCCGGTGTCGAGCCCCATGCCATCGGGGTCGCGACGCGCTTCGTGAGCGGTGTCGGCAAGATCGAACAGGCGCTCGCCGGCGCGGGGATCAGCACGGCTTCCCTTGCGGCCAGCGAGTCGGCCCAGGAAAGCGTGCGAGTCGGCACCATGCATCGCATGAAGGGGCTGGAGTTCCGCTGCGTCGCCGTGATCGGCGCGGATGCCGAGGCCTTGCCGGCCGCTTTCGCGCTCACTGAGAAGGACGAGGACCCGACGGCGCATGCTCACGATCTCCAGCGGGAACGCTGCCTGTTCTTCGTCGCCGGCACCCGGGCGCGTGACGCACTGTACGTCTCCTACACCGGCCAACCGAGCCCATTCCTACCCGACCATTCCACTTGA
- a CDS encoding DUF4062 domain-containing protein gives MKVFISSVREGLEEERDSLRGLIMALGHTPVLFEDFSAQPVPSREACLTALESADVYLLLLGPNYGHVFLETGHSATHDEWVYAQQLGKPRLVYRKNGVRFEPDQQEFSRIVQAYATGVFRDSFSNSAELQTKVVQGLRELNRNHPTWISGS, from the coding sequence GTGAAAGTCTTCATAAGCAGCGTACGGGAGGGCTTGGAGGAAGAGCGTGACTCCCTCCGCGGTCTGATCATGGCATTGGGGCATACGCCAGTGCTGTTCGAAGACTTCTCGGCCCAACCCGTGCCGAGCAGGGAGGCATGCCTGACGGCTCTGGAGTCTGCAGATGTCTATCTGCTTCTTCTGGGGCCCAACTACGGACATGTTTTCCTGGAAACTGGGCACTCGGCTACACATGACGAATGGGTGTACGCACAGCAGTTGGGGAAGCCGCGCCTGGTCTACCGCAAAAATGGGGTTAGATTCGAGCCTGATCAGCAAGAATTCAGCCGGATCGTGCAGGCGTACGCGACGGGTGTCTTTCGAGATTCTTTTTCCAATAGTGCGGAACTTCAGACGAAGGTCGTCCAGGGGTTGCGTGAGCTGAATCGAAACCATCCCACCTGGATTTCAGGAAGTTAG